One genomic window of Cellulophaga sp. Hel_I_12 includes the following:
- a CDS encoding CopD family protein, producing MGEQYLYVKALHLIFVITWFAGLFYVPRLFINHIEASEKPSPEKEILSNTFKLMTKRLWYIITWPSAILATLFALWLLVLFPAWLQQPWMHVKLGFVFLLFIYHLKNHQMFLQFQRDEIKYTSNFMRIWNEGATIILFAVVFLVILKTTMSWVYGVVGIIGLGVLLMLGIKLYKKIREKNPNA from the coding sequence ATGGGAGAACAGTATTTATACGTTAAGGCCTTACACCTAATCTTTGTAATTACTTGGTTTGCTGGTTTATTTTATGTTCCTCGTTTGTTTATAAACCATATTGAGGCCTCCGAAAAACCATCACCTGAGAAAGAAATTTTATCGAATACCTTTAAATTAATGACCAAGCGCCTTTGGTATATCATTACCTGGCCATCTGCGATTTTAGCAACACTTTTTGCCCTTTGGTTGCTGGTCTTATTCCCAGCATGGCTGCAACAACCTTGGATGCATGTCAAGTTAGGATTTGTATTTTTGTTGTTTATTTATCATTTAAAAAATCACCAAATGTTCTTGCAATTTCAACGTGATGAAATAAAATATACTTCAAATTTTATGAGGATTTGGAATGAAGGGGCGACGATTATTTTATTCGCGGTAGTGTTTCTAGTGATTTTAAAAACAACGATGAGTTGGGTTTACGGGGTGGTAGGCATTATTGGTTTAGGGGTTTTATTGATGTTAGGTATTAAACTGTATAAAAAAATCAGAGAAAAAAATCCGAATGCTTAG
- a CDS encoding sialidase family protein produces the protein MKYNHLKIASVLLILCLTPLTTISQKRKKANQTETAIPQELYSSLEYRSIGPFRGGRSAAVAGVPNQPNLFYFGATGGGVWKTMDGGREWENISDGFFGGSIGAVEISQSDPNVIYVGGGEKTLRGNVSSGYGMWKTENAGKTWTAIGLENSRHIPRIRIHPKNSEIVFAAVLGDIYKPTNERGIYKSMDGGKNWRKTLFVNDQAGAVDLTFDPNNPRILYASTWRAQRTPYSLSSGGDGSALWKSTDSGETWKEISKNEGFPSDTLGIIGVAVSPKNSDRVWAIVENKEKGGLYRSDDGGEKWTLINSDRSLRQRAWYYTRIYADTENEDVVYVLNVNYHKSEDGGRSFKSFNAPHGDHHDLWISPENGNRMIIGDDGGAQITYDGGETWSTYYNQPTAQFYRVTTDNSFPYRIYVAQQDNSTLRIKHRSDGYSISEDDWEETAGGESAWIAVDPKDNDVVYGGSYDGFLTRVNHKTNTTRGINVWPDNPMGAGAEAMKYRFQWNFPIIFSKHNPKKLYTFSNHVHVTENEGQSWKLLSGDLTRNDPTKLGSSGGPITQDNTSVEYYCTIFAANESPLKEGLLWVGSDDGLIHVSRNSGETWDNVTPPSMPEWSMVNSIEPSAFDEGTCYVAATRYKLGDFQPYLYKTTDYGKTWTKITNGIASEHFTRVVREDPKRKGLLYAGTETGMYVSFNDGANWKPFQLNLPIVPITDLAVKENNLIVATQGRSLWMIDDLTVLHQLNEADKDQNAILFQPKDAYRTKGGARKQASKLAGQNHPNGVVTHFYLKEFNEKDSIALTYFSQKGDTLAHYATTAKEKDKKLDLKKGGNTHVWDTRGKGAEKLDGMILWWASLDGAKAVPGAYKVTLTVNGNNMSKDFKIIPDPRAEVTVAEMQQQFDFISDINATIDNAHQSIKKIRKINMQLDAFAKQYADNEATKELVKKAKKIKEEFSEVEKTLYQTKNRSGQDPLNFPIKLTNKLGHLNSLVAIDDFHPTEQDIAVKNELTAKINEQLSTFNALISKEILEFNSEFNQLKLNYLFVE, from the coding sequence ATGAAATACAACCACTTAAAAATCGCTTCAGTACTGCTTATCTTGTGCTTAACACCATTGACAACAATTTCTCAAAAAAGAAAAAAAGCAAATCAAACCGAGACTGCTATTCCTCAAGAGCTATATTCTAGTTTAGAATACAGATCTATAGGCCCTTTTCGTGGAGGTCGTTCGGCTGCCGTAGCTGGTGTTCCTAATCAACCTAATCTTTTTTACTTTGGAGCTACCGGTGGTGGTGTTTGGAAAACAATGGATGGTGGTCGTGAATGGGAAAATATTTCTGACGGATTTTTTGGAGGTAGCATTGGTGCTGTTGAGATTTCACAGAGTGATCCAAATGTGATTTACGTTGGAGGTGGAGAAAAAACTCTTCGTGGGAATGTATCTTCGGGATACGGCATGTGGAAAACCGAAAATGCAGGAAAAACATGGACAGCAATAGGCTTAGAAAATAGTCGACATATTCCAAGAATTCGAATTCACCCTAAAAATTCGGAAATTGTTTTTGCAGCAGTTTTAGGAGATATTTATAAACCTACGAATGAACGTGGTATTTATAAAAGTATGGATGGTGGAAAAAACTGGCGTAAAACATTATTTGTAAATGATCAAGCTGGAGCGGTAGATTTAACTTTTGATCCTAACAATCCTAGAATTTTATATGCCTCGACGTGGCGCGCGCAACGAACTCCTTACAGTTTAAGCAGCGGTGGCGATGGATCTGCACTTTGGAAAAGTACCGATAGTGGTGAAACTTGGAAAGAAATTTCCAAAAATGAAGGTTTTCCAAGTGATACTTTAGGGATTATTGGTGTTGCCGTTTCTCCAAAAAACTCAGATAGAGTTTGGGCAATTGTAGAAAATAAAGAAAAAGGCGGCTTGTACCGCAGTGATGATGGTGGTGAAAAATGGACCTTAATCAATAGTGATCGCAGTTTACGACAACGAGCTTGGTATTACACTCGTATTTATGCCGATACTGAAAATGAAGATGTGGTCTATGTGTTGAATGTTAATTATCACAAATCAGAGGATGGAGGAAGATCTTTTAAAAGTTTTAATGCTCCTCATGGTGATCACCATGATTTATGGATTTCTCCAGAAAATGGTAATAGAATGATTATTGGTGATGACGGTGGTGCGCAAATAACCTACGATGGGGGTGAAACTTGGAGTACGTATTATAACCAACCAACGGCACAGTTTTATAGAGTAACTACCGATAATTCTTTTCCTTATAGAATTTATGTAGCGCAACAAGATAATTCCACTTTGCGTATAAAACATCGTAGCGACGGGTATAGCATTAGTGAAGACGATTGGGAGGAAACCGCGGGTGGTGAGTCTGCTTGGATTGCAGTTGATCCAAAAGATAATGATGTGGTGTATGGGGGTAGTTATGACGGTTTTTTAACCCGAGTAAATCATAAAACAAATACCACAAGAGGTATAAATGTTTGGCCAGATAACCCAATGGGTGCAGGTGCCGAGGCTATGAAATATAGGTTTCAATGGAATTTCCCTATCATTTTTAGCAAACACAATCCTAAAAAATTATATACGTTTTCAAACCATGTGCATGTCACAGAAAATGAAGGGCAAAGTTGGAAATTACTGAGTGGCGATTTAACCAGAAACGACCCAACAAAATTAGGTTCTAGTGGTGGTCCAATCACTCAAGACAATACGAGTGTAGAATACTATTGTACCATTTTTGCAGCAAATGAAAGCCCATTAAAAGAAGGTTTATTATGGGTAGGTAGTGATGATGGATTAATTCATGTGAGTAGAAATTCAGGAGAAACTTGGGATAATGTAACTCCGCCTAGTATGCCAGAATGGTCAATGGTGAATAGTATTGAACCTTCGGCTTTCGATGAGGGAACTTGTTACGTAGCCGCAACACGCTACAAATTAGGAGATTTTCAGCCTTATTTGTACAAAACAACAGACTATGGAAAAACATGGACTAAAATAACAAATGGTATTGCAAGTGAACATTTCACAAGAGTAGTTCGGGAAGACCCCAAACGCAAAGGCTTATTGTATGCAGGTACAGAAACAGGCATGTATGTTTCTTTTAATGATGGCGCCAACTGGAAACCATTTCAATTAAATTTACCTATTGTACCTATTACTGATTTAGCCGTTAAAGAAAACAATTTAATCGTAGCTACTCAAGGACGTAGCTTGTGGATGATTGATGACTTAACCGTATTACATCAATTAAATGAAGCTGATAAAGATCAGAATGCGATATTATTTCAACCCAAAGACGCATACAGAACCAAAGGGGGAGCTAGAAAACAAGCATCGAAATTAGCCGGGCAAAATCATCCGAACGGCGTGGTTACTCATTTTTATTTAAAAGAATTTAATGAAAAAGATAGTATTGCCTTAACTTATTTTAGTCAAAAAGGAGATACTTTGGCGCATTATGCTACTACAGCTAAAGAAAAAGATAAAAAATTAGACCTTAAAAAAGGTGGTAATACCCATGTTTGGGATACGCGTGGTAAAGGAGCCGAAAAATTAGATGGAATGATTTTGTGGTGGGCAAGTTTAGATGGAGCTAAAGCGGTTCCAGGTGCTTATAAAGTGACCTTGACGGTCAATGGGAATAACATGTCAAAAGATTTCAAAATAATTCCAGATCCAAGAGCTGAGGTTACAGTTGCCGAAATGCAACAACAATTTGATTTTATTAGCGACATTAATGCCACTATTGATAATGCGCATCAATCTATTAAAAAGATTCGAAAAATTAACATGCAATTAGATGCCTTTGCGAAGCAATATGCAGACAATGAAGCTACCAAAGAGTTGGTAAAAAAAGCTAAAAAAATTAAGGAAGAATTTAGTGAGGTTGAAAAAACTCTATACCAAACTAAAAATAGAAGTGGACAAGATCCTTTAAATTTCCCGATTAAGTTAACGAACAAGTTAGGCCATTTAAATAGTTTAGTAGCTATTGATGATTTTCATCCAACCGAACAAGATATCGCGGTAAAAAATGAATTAACGGCTAAAATAAATGAACAATTAAGCACTTTTAATGCCTTGATTTCTAAAGAAATTCTAGAATTTAATTCGGAATTTAACCAGTTGAAATTAAACTATTTATTTGTTGAATAA
- a CDS encoding EcsC family protein, with protein MTNKTKMLEKKIENQLSAKDLEVLTKAKQQMLTIGWAMKGLNSIGNLIQTKVDLLPDKQQKWLQKVSYDVLLRVVKANLFSMNKEQKQNAPLNKTYKALVTSSGILGGVFGIAAFAADLTVTTKLMMRSIMDIARSEGENLEELDSQLACLQVFALGGKSKHDDTLETAYYATKITLDTSVKAATKGAGKVAGSLLQGSANPFLQALGVIASRFSIQVSEKFVAQAVPIIGAAGGGAINLAFIHHFQRMAQAHFSIRRLERSYGKAIIKSTYEAI; from the coding sequence TTGACAAATAAAACAAAAATGCTCGAAAAAAAAATCGAAAATCAACTTTCCGCAAAAGATCTGGAAGTTTTAACCAAAGCAAAGCAGCAAATGTTAACTATAGGTTGGGCGATGAAGGGTTTAAACAGCATAGGGAACTTGATACAAACAAAAGTGGACTTACTCCCCGATAAACAACAAAAATGGTTGCAAAAAGTAAGTTATGATGTATTGTTGCGTGTGGTAAAAGCAAATTTATTTTCTATGAATAAAGAACAAAAGCAGAACGCTCCTTTAAATAAAACCTATAAAGCTCTTGTAACTTCATCTGGCATTTTAGGTGGTGTGTTTGGTATTGCTGCCTTTGCCGCTGATTTAACGGTTACCACCAAATTAATGATGCGTTCTATCATGGATATCGCACGAAGTGAAGGAGAAAATCTAGAGGAGTTAGACAGTCAACTTGCCTGTTTACAAGTATTTGCCTTAGGTGGAAAATCAAAACATGACGATACGCTTGAAACTGCTTATTATGCCACAAAAATAACTTTAGATACCAGTGTCAAAGCTGCCACAAAAGGAGCAGGAAAAGTAGCTGGCTCACTACTACAGGGCAGCGCCAACCCATTTTTACAAGCTTTAGGGGTTATTGCTTCTCGCTTTAGTATTCAGGTTTCGGAAAAATTTGTTGCCCAAGCCGTTCCAATTATTGGTGCTGCGGGTGGCGGAGCTATTAACCTAGCTTTCATACACCATTTTCAACGCATGGCACAGGCACATTTTTCGATCAGAAGACTGGAGCGGAGTTATGGAAAAGCTATCATTAAAAGCACATATGAAGCTATTTGA
- a CDS encoding glycosyl hydrolase — MMKIRLILTYSLILIGFLQGWSQSVEEYFKPLKYRNIGPFRGGRSVCATGVHGDPLTYYMGTTGGGLWKTSNAGNQWENISDGFFEMGSVGAIAVSESNSNILYCGMGEHAPRGVMTSYGDGVYKSTDAGKTWKNMGLTFTQHISRIVIHPNNPNIVYVAAQGALHGPTKERGIYKSIDGGETWKNVLFVNDLTGCSELSMDANYPEIMYATMWEHQRKPNMVISGGKGSGVYKSIDGGDSWSLIHKGLPEEKGKMAIAASPSNSNKVYLLLESDTEQDKGGLFVSNDAGLSWNLVSGDNRLTQRAWYYIELFVDPNNENTIYVLSAPALRSEDGGKTWETLSGTHGDYHDLWINPENSKNFVIANDGGAAISFDYGKSWSPQDNMPTAQFYRINTDNLFPYNIYAGQQDNSSVKIASLAVGSGSISEKNWTSSAGGESAFLAFNPEDPRYVMGGSYLGTIEVLDTQTNTSVQVMAAPIQYLGRDARDMKYLYNWNAPIIASIHEPGVFYHCAQFVLRTKDMGYSWEEISPDLTRNIDEKQGKGGGPYTNEAVGAENYGTIAYMIESPHEKGVLWTGSDDGLVHLTRDNGVSWMNVTPKDLGESLVNAIEVSPHDKGTAYIATTKYKFNDYTPAIYKTTDYGKSWINISKGLPYGAFTRVIREDAVRKDLLYLGTEKGIYISLDGGKKWESFQLNMPKTPILDLKVHQNNLVVATSGRSFWVLDDLSVLNQYKATKETKLYQPAAALNGSWGSPLNSNAEDFDGTDVFDGINPANGMVIYYELPALADSTKLSLEILNENGQLIQSFNTQKDASYKAYEGAPPRQKVLPKNEGLNRFVWDLRHPTIPGVPEAYIEANYRGHKAIPGTYTLKLRLNDKVVSTEGKIVPMPNFEVSIENYVAYDAFMKSAAAHVTLMHSKINRLFDAQTKLEHILKEIKEDSLKKEGQKLVEQLKAWDTTMVQRKSKAYDDVENFPNKFTAEYLFLMNQTANDLGTINKSSKERKAELDAQWLGLNKQADILLEEQIPAFNAKLWSSGIGAIRLKE; from the coding sequence ATGATGAAAATACGATTGATTTTAACCTATTCACTGATTTTAATTGGTTTTCTTCAAGGATGGAGTCAATCTGTTGAAGAATACTTTAAGCCTTTAAAATATCGAAATATTGGTCCTTTTCGCGGAGGTCGTTCTGTTTGTGCTACCGGTGTTCATGGAGATCCATTAACCTATTATATGGGAACCACAGGTGGGGGATTATGGAAAACATCGAACGCAGGAAATCAATGGGAAAATATTTCTGATGGTTTTTTTGAAATGGGTTCAGTGGGGGCCATTGCGGTATCCGAATCTAATTCAAATATTTTGTATTGTGGTATGGGAGAACATGCCCCAAGAGGGGTTATGACTTCTTACGGCGATGGGGTATACAAATCCACAGATGCTGGAAAAACATGGAAAAACATGGGCTTAACATTCACCCAGCATATTTCCAGAATTGTAATTCATCCAAACAATCCAAATATTGTGTATGTAGCTGCTCAAGGAGCCCTACATGGACCAACGAAGGAAAGAGGAATTTATAAATCGATAGACGGCGGAGAAACCTGGAAAAATGTGTTATTCGTTAATGATTTAACGGGTTGTTCAGAACTAAGTATGGATGCTAATTATCCCGAAATTATGTACGCCACGATGTGGGAACATCAAAGAAAACCAAATATGGTTATTAGTGGTGGTAAGGGTAGTGGAGTCTACAAATCAATAGATGGTGGCGATTCTTGGTCTTTAATTCATAAGGGTTTACCTGAGGAAAAGGGAAAAATGGCAATTGCTGCAAGCCCGTCAAACTCTAATAAGGTATACCTGCTTTTAGAAAGTGATACAGAACAAGATAAAGGGGGTTTATTTGTGTCGAATGATGCCGGACTAAGTTGGAATTTGGTCAGCGGCGACAATCGACTTACCCAACGTGCATGGTATTATATTGAATTATTTGTAGATCCAAATAACGAAAATACGATATATGTATTGAGTGCTCCTGCCTTGCGTTCCGAAGATGGCGGAAAAACTTGGGAAACCTTGTCGGGTACACATGGCGATTATCACGATTTATGGATCAATCCTGAAAATTCAAAAAACTTTGTCATCGCAAATGATGGTGGTGCTGCCATAAGTTTTGATTATGGAAAATCATGGTCTCCACAGGATAATATGCCCACAGCCCAGTTTTACCGGATCAATACAGATAATTTGTTTCCGTATAACATTTATGCGGGTCAACAAGATAATTCTTCTGTAAAAATTGCAAGTTTAGCTGTCGGAAGCGGATCAATTTCAGAAAAAAACTGGACTAGCTCAGCAGGAGGGGAAAGTGCGTTTTTAGCCTTTAATCCCGAAGATCCAAGGTATGTTATGGGTGGTAGTTATTTAGGAACGATTGAAGTATTAGACACCCAAACAAACACCTCAGTTCAAGTAATGGCAGCGCCTATTCAATACTTAGGGAGAGATGCCCGTGACATGAAATATTTGTACAATTGGAATGCGCCAATCATAGCCTCCATTCATGAACCTGGTGTTTTTTATCACTGTGCTCAATTCGTATTGAGGACTAAAGATATGGGGTATAGTTGGGAAGAAATTTCACCTGATTTAACTCGAAATATCGACGAAAAACAAGGTAAAGGTGGTGGTCCTTATACCAACGAAGCTGTGGGTGCTGAAAACTACGGTACGATAGCCTATATGATTGAATCGCCTCATGAAAAAGGTGTCTTATGGACAGGCAGTGATGATGGTTTGGTTCATCTTACAAGGGATAATGGGGTAAGCTGGATGAATGTAACTCCTAAAGACTTGGGCGAAAGTCTGGTCAACGCTATTGAAGTTTCACCACACGATAAAGGAACCGCTTATATAGCTACAACAAAATACAAATTTAATGATTATACGCCCGCCATATATAAAACTACAGATTACGGCAAAAGCTGGATAAATATAAGTAAAGGATTACCGTATGGGGCATTTACTAGGGTTATTCGAGAAGACGCGGTCCGTAAAGATTTATTGTATCTGGGTACCGAAAAAGGAATTTATATTTCTTTAGATGGCGGCAAAAAATGGGAATCATTCCAATTAAATATGCCTAAAACGCCCATTTTAGATCTTAAAGTACATCAAAATAACCTTGTCGTGGCTACTTCTGGTAGATCATTTTGGGTTCTTGACGACCTATCTGTTTTGAACCAATACAAAGCCACTAAGGAGACTAAATTGTACCAACCAGCAGCGGCTTTGAACGGTTCTTGGGGAAGCCCATTAAATTCAAATGCTGAGGATTTTGATGGAACTGATGTGTTTGATGGGATTAACCCTGCAAATGGGATGGTTATTTATTATGAATTACCAGCTTTGGCCGACTCCACAAAGCTAAGCTTAGAAATTTTGAATGAAAATGGACAGTTAATTCAAAGCTTTAATACTCAAAAAGATGCAAGCTATAAGGCCTATGAAGGAGCACCACCAAGGCAAAAAGTGTTGCCTAAAAACGAAGGGTTAAACCGATTTGTTTGGGATTTAAGACATCCAACCATTCCGGGAGTACCTGAAGCCTATATCGAAGCGAATTATAGAGGGCACAAAGCTATACCTGGCACTTACACTTTAAAGTTAAGGCTTAATGATAAAGTCGTTTCTACAGAAGGAAAAATAGTACCAATGCCAAATTTTGAAGTCTCAATAGAAAATTATGTAGCATACGACGCCTTCATGAAATCCGCGGCAGCTCATGTGACCCTAATGCACTCAAAAATTAATAGACTTTTCGATGCTCAAACCAAGTTAGAACATATTTTAAAAGAAATAAAAGAGGATTCTTTAAAGAAAGAAGGTCAAAAATTAGTGGAACAACTTAAGGCTTGGGATACAACAATGGTTCAAAGAAAATCAAAGGCTTATGATGATGTCGAGAATTTCCCTAATAAATTTACAGCAGAATACCTGTTTTTAATGAATCAAACAGCCAATGATTTAGGTACTATAAATAAATCATCTAAAGAGCGAAAAGCGGAACTTGATGCCCAATGGCTAGGCTTAAACAAACAAGCCGATATTCTTTTAGAGGAGCAAATACCAGCTTTTAACGCCAAGCTTTGGAGTTCTGGAATAGGGGCAATTAGATTAAAAGAATAA
- a CDS encoding PAS domain-containing sensor histidine kinase codes for MILLVLVASVLIAGVTIYQYGEQSKDYHEDRLERKEEQIKENIRYTLQRTTYVPTTENLHLIFKDEIYQIADVLNVNFNIYDLDGNLIKSSRPKFENDSVSLCLDPEVLNHLENSVDARYLEEKSAAGSKFQASYTYITDGKFKPIGILNLPYFEDNSFNDKELKEFLLRLGGVYLFMLFIAIGLAYIISKYITRSLQTISDKMTSTFLTKRNEKILIKNPTEEIGKLIDSYNAMIDELEISAIKLAKGEREQAWREMAKQVAHEIKNPLTPMRLTVQSFERKFDVNDPDIATKVAEYSKTLIQQIDTMSSIAGAFSNFAEMPAQQNETLNVVTIVKLALDIFNENYIDFIAKEEKIISKLDRTQLIRVITNLVKNAIQAVPDVAAPRILVTVSAEGEFTKISVADNGVGIAEEFREKIFEPKFTTKTSGMGLGLGMVKNIVETYNGSISYTSKHGVGTVFTVRFPRVV; via the coding sequence ATGATATTACTGGTGTTGGTTGCATCTGTATTAATCGCTGGTGTTACTATTTACCAATACGGAGAACAATCTAAGGATTATCACGAAGATCGCTTAGAACGCAAGGAAGAGCAGATCAAAGAGAATATTAGATACACGCTGCAACGTACAACCTATGTACCAACCACTGAAAATCTGCATTTAATTTTTAAGGATGAAATCTACCAAATTGCGGATGTACTGAATGTCAACTTTAATATTTACGATCTAGACGGAAATTTAATCAAAAGTTCACGACCTAAATTTGAAAATGATTCTGTTTCCTTGTGTCTTGACCCAGAAGTACTCAATCACTTAGAAAATAGTGTAGATGCGCGATATTTGGAGGAAAAATCAGCAGCAGGAAGCAAATTTCAAGCATCCTATACCTACATAACGGACGGTAAGTTTAAACCTATCGGAATCTTAAATTTACCTTATTTTGAAGACAATTCGTTTAATGATAAAGAACTAAAAGAGTTTTTATTGCGCTTAGGCGGGGTTTATTTATTTATGCTTTTTATTGCTATTGGCTTGGCGTATATTATATCAAAATACATTACGCGGTCTCTGCAGACCATTTCTGATAAAATGACCTCCACGTTTTTGACCAAAAGAAATGAGAAAATTCTGATCAAAAACCCTACGGAGGAAATTGGAAAACTGATTGATTCGTACAATGCCATGATTGATGAATTAGAAATTAGCGCTATTAAATTAGCGAAAGGCGAACGGGAACAGGCTTGGCGAGAAATGGCAAAACAGGTGGCCCATGAAATTAAAAATCCGCTAACACCCATGCGCTTAACAGTGCAAAGTTTTGAGCGTAAGTTTGATGTAAACGATCCAGATATAGCTACCAAAGTAGCGGAATATTCTAAAACTTTAATTCAGCAAATAGATACTATGAGTAGTATTGCCGGTGCTTTTTCGAATTTTGCTGAAATGCCGGCACAACAAAATGAAACTTTGAATGTCGTTACAATTGTAAAACTTGCTTTGGATATTTTTAATGAAAACTATATTGATTTTATTGCCAAAGAAGAGAAAATTATTTCAAAATTAGACCGTACCCAATTAATTCGAGTTATTACCAACCTCGTTAAAAATGCGATACAAGCCGTACCTGACGTTGCAGCGCCAAGAATTTTAGTTACTGTAAGTGCTGAAGGCGAATTCACCAAAATTTCTGTGGCAGATAATGGAGTTGGTATAGCGGAAGAGTTTAGAGAAAAAATATTTGAACCAAAGTTCACCACCAAAACAAGTGGTATGGGACTAGGTTTAGGAATGGTAAAGAACATCGTAGAGACATACAACGGATCCATTAGCTATACTTCAAAGCATGGAGTTGGTACTGTATTTACGGTGAGGTTTCCTAGAGTGGTTTAA
- the ablB gene encoding putative beta-lysine N-acetyltransferase, with protein MLDTIEELEGSLVQHGETHNRLYVKECPEHNLNAFIPKIKALAQQNKYDKILGKIPETAISFFETNGYKIEAKIPGLYHGEINGYFLADYLNKKRLHNDERALKTIESVKTIAQAAKSTAEEGFMSLPSRYEVRPLGKKDLTTLAKLHQRVFTSYDVPIDDEAYLTTLLEKNHQFYGLFNEGELIVSAILQINVKQSNMEIVDIATHPNYRGQNLSYYVLQEIKQKSNELGCKTLFSLVRATSYGLNITFSKHGFHLGGTLYNNTMIANRLESMNVWYCN; from the coding sequence ATGTTAGATACCATTGAAGAATTAGAAGGAAGTCTTGTGCAACATGGAGAAACACACAATCGTTTGTATGTAAAGGAATGTCCTGAACATAATTTGAACGCTTTTATTCCTAAAATAAAAGCACTTGCTCAACAAAATAAGTACGATAAAATTTTAGGCAAGATACCTGAAACTGCCATATCGTTTTTTGAAACTAATGGATATAAAATTGAAGCCAAAATACCAGGACTCTACCATGGAGAAATAAATGGCTATTTTTTAGCCGATTATTTAAATAAGAAGCGGCTTCACAACGACGAGCGCGCCTTAAAAACTATTGAAAGTGTTAAGACTATTGCGCAAGCGGCTAAAAGCACCGCCGAGGAAGGTTTTATGAGTCTGCCGTCACGCTATGAAGTTCGTCCCTTAGGTAAAAAAGACCTTACAACACTCGCTAAATTGCACCAAAGAGTCTTTACATCGTATGATGTGCCCATCGATGATGAAGCCTACTTAACAACATTGTTGGAGAAAAATCATCAGTTCTATGGACTTTTTAATGAAGGTGAGTTGATTGTTTCTGCCATACTCCAAATTAACGTGAAACAATCAAATATGGAGATTGTTGATATCGCTACACATCCTAATTACAGAGGACAAAATTTATCTTACTATGTACTGCAAGAAATAAAACAAAAAAGTAATGAATTAGGTTGTAAAACACTGTTTTCCTTAGTGAGAGCCACTTCCTATGGATTAAATATTACCTTTAGTAAGCATGGTTTTCATCTTGGAGGTACGCTTTACAATAACACCATGATTGCAAATCGCTTGGAAAGCATGAATGTTTGGTATTGCAATTAA